A section of the Macadamia integrifolia cultivar HAES 741 chromosome 9, SCU_Mint_v3, whole genome shotgun sequence genome encodes:
- the LOC122088671 gene encoding protein CHUP1, chloroplastic-like isoform X1, whose translation MGRVSYNMAIMLMKIKENRDMRSQLLKFGVAFALSFAGFLYSQLRTRRIHPTTSSPRLPLPPPKSLSSSPSGDGNNFDTDGREDLKDDLCSTQAPLGNCNEASFPTHEFVEASSSSSHQKFTNDGNVVGLSSISKHSRDEEGLLLPEFNELVLKDFDLTSNNTDIGKEVACKIAAEKEETEQEIINLRNKVKVLQEREKNLEIKLLEYYGLKEQETVVMELQNRLKINNMEAKVYTLKIKSLQAENQRLEAQVADHAKLVAELETARAKIKMLKKKQRSDEEQNKELMSALQESVADLQEQEQMAILNDADVQNEVQRMKELVYKSEELKKINSSLQQEKNCELAGRLESTQILASSILEDPETEALREANNRLRKENEELTKELDNIRSDCCADIEELVYLRWINACLRYKLRNYQAPTGKTLARDLSKTLSPKSEEKVKQLILEYANSEGFGDKGASIVDFDSDQWSSSQASYHTDSGEYYDAYSDFLSAPRTHTSPKTKFFNRLKRLVLGKVSHNRTSPGR comes from the exons atGGGCAGAGTTAGTTATAATATGGCGATCATGCTGATGAAGATTAAAGAGAATAGGGATATGAGATCTCAGCTATTAAAATTTGGGGTGGCTTTCGCTCTTTCCTTTGCTGGCTTTCTCTATTCCCAACTCAGAACCAGAAGAATCCATCCAACAACTTCCTCTCCACGCTTGCCCCTACCTCCTCCTAAATCTCTTTCATCTTCACCTTCAGGTGATGGCAATAATTTCGACACAGATGGAAGAGAAGACCTCAAAGATGATCTCTGTTCCACACAGGCACCTCTCGGTAACTGCAACGAAGCTTCCTTTCCAACCCATGAATTTGTA GAAgcatcatcctcatcatccCATCAGAAGTTCACCAATGATGGTAACGTTGTTGGGCTCTCCTCAATCAGTAAACATTCTAGGGACGAAGAGGGATTGCTCCTGCCGGAGTTTAACGAGCTTGTTCTCAAGGACTTCGACTTGACCTCCAACAACACCGATATTGGGAAAGAAGTAGCATGTAAAATAGCTGCAGAAAAGGAGGAGACAGAGCAAGAGATCATAAACCTGAGGAACAAGGTCAAAGTCCtgcaagagagggagaagaatctTGAGATTAAATTGCTCGAGTATTATGGCCTCAAGGAGCAAGAGACTGTAGTGATGGAGCTCCAAAATCGGCTGAAAATTAACAACATGGAGGCTAAGGTTTATACTCTAAAGATCAAGTCTTTGCAGGCTGAAAACCAGAGACTGGAGGCACAAGTGGCCGATCATGCAAAATTGGTCGCAGAGCTTGAAACGGCTAGAGCAAAGATAaagatgttgaagaagaagcaaaggtcCGATGAAGAGCAGAACAAGGAACTGATGTCTGCCCTTCAGGAAAGCGTTGCCGATTTACAAGAACAGGAACAGATGGCTATTTTAAATGATGCTGATGTCCAAAATGAAGTACAGAGAATGAAGGAATTGGTGTATAAATCTGAAGAACTCAAAAAGATTAATTCAAGCTTGCAGCAAGAGAAGAACTGTGAATTGGCTGGGAGGTTGGAGTCAACCCAAATTCTTGCCTCTTCCATTTTGGAAGATCCAGAG ACTGAAGCACTACGGGAAGCTAACAACCgtttgagaaaagaaaatgaagaattaaCAAAGGAACTTGATAATATTCGATCCGATTGCTGTGCTGATATTGAGGAGCTAGTCTATCTCAGGTGGATCAATGCCTGCTTACGATATAAACTACGGAACTATCAGGCTCCAACTGGTAAAACACTGGCAAGGGATCTCAGTAAGACCCTGAGCCCCAAGTCAGAGGAGAAAGTGAAGCAGCTCATACTTGAGTACGCAAATTCAGAGGGATTTGGCGACAAGGGTGCCAGTATTGTAGATTTTGATTCTGATCAGTGGTCATCATCCCAAGCTTCTTACCACACAGATTCAGGTGAATATTATGATGCATATTCTGATTTTTTATCTGCACCGAGAACCCACACCTcacccaaaacaaaatttttcaaTCGGCTCAAACGCCTTGTACTTGGGAAGGTTAGTCATAATCGGACATCACCAGGTAGGTAG
- the LOC122088671 gene encoding protein CHUP1, chloroplastic-like isoform X2, translating to MGRVSYNMAIMLMKIKENRDMRSQLLKFGVAFALSFAGFLYSQLRTRRIHPTTSSPRLPLPPPKSLSSSPSGDGNNFDTDGREDLKDDLCSTQAPLGNCNEASFPTHEFVEASSSSSHQKFTNDGNVVGLSSISKHSRDEEGLLLPEFNELVLKDFDLTSNNTDIGKEVACKIAAEKEETEQEIINLRNKVKVLQEREKNLEIKLLEYYGLKEQETVVMELQNRLKINNMEAKVYTLKIKSLQAENQRLEAQVADHAKLVAELETARAKIKMLKKKQRSDEEQNKELMSALQESVADLQEQEQMAILNDADVQNEVQRMKELVYKSEELKKINSSLQQEKNCELAGRLESTQILASSILEDPETEALREANNRLRKENEELTKELDNIRSDCCADIEELVYLRWINACLRYKLRNYQAPTGKTLARDLSKTLSPKSEEKVKQLILEYANSEGFGDKGASIVDFDSDQWSSSQASYHTDSVSKALLHFQQFGKGKKDRALSSHGYRLKT from the exons atGGGCAGAGTTAGTTATAATATGGCGATCATGCTGATGAAGATTAAAGAGAATAGGGATATGAGATCTCAGCTATTAAAATTTGGGGTGGCTTTCGCTCTTTCCTTTGCTGGCTTTCTCTATTCCCAACTCAGAACCAGAAGAATCCATCCAACAACTTCCTCTCCACGCTTGCCCCTACCTCCTCCTAAATCTCTTTCATCTTCACCTTCAGGTGATGGCAATAATTTCGACACAGATGGAAGAGAAGACCTCAAAGATGATCTCTGTTCCACACAGGCACCTCTCGGTAACTGCAACGAAGCTTCCTTTCCAACCCATGAATTTGTA GAAgcatcatcctcatcatccCATCAGAAGTTCACCAATGATGGTAACGTTGTTGGGCTCTCCTCAATCAGTAAACATTCTAGGGACGAAGAGGGATTGCTCCTGCCGGAGTTTAACGAGCTTGTTCTCAAGGACTTCGACTTGACCTCCAACAACACCGATATTGGGAAAGAAGTAGCATGTAAAATAGCTGCAGAAAAGGAGGAGACAGAGCAAGAGATCATAAACCTGAGGAACAAGGTCAAAGTCCtgcaagagagggagaagaatctTGAGATTAAATTGCTCGAGTATTATGGCCTCAAGGAGCAAGAGACTGTAGTGATGGAGCTCCAAAATCGGCTGAAAATTAACAACATGGAGGCTAAGGTTTATACTCTAAAGATCAAGTCTTTGCAGGCTGAAAACCAGAGACTGGAGGCACAAGTGGCCGATCATGCAAAATTGGTCGCAGAGCTTGAAACGGCTAGAGCAAAGATAaagatgttgaagaagaagcaaaggtcCGATGAAGAGCAGAACAAGGAACTGATGTCTGCCCTTCAGGAAAGCGTTGCCGATTTACAAGAACAGGAACAGATGGCTATTTTAAATGATGCTGATGTCCAAAATGAAGTACAGAGAATGAAGGAATTGGTGTATAAATCTGAAGAACTCAAAAAGATTAATTCAAGCTTGCAGCAAGAGAAGAACTGTGAATTGGCTGGGAGGTTGGAGTCAACCCAAATTCTTGCCTCTTCCATTTTGGAAGATCCAGAG ACTGAAGCACTACGGGAAGCTAACAACCgtttgagaaaagaaaatgaagaattaaCAAAGGAACTTGATAATATTCGATCCGATTGCTGTGCTGATATTGAGGAGCTAGTCTATCTCAGGTGGATCAATGCCTGCTTACGATATAAACTACGGAACTATCAGGCTCCAACTGGTAAAACACTGGCAAGGGATCTCAGTAAGACCCTGAGCCCCAAGTCAGAGGAGAAAGTGAAGCAGCTCATACTTGAGTACGCAAATTCAGAGGGATTTGGCGACAAGGGTGCCAGTATTGTAGATTTTGATTCTGATCAGTGGTCATCATCCCAAGCTTCTTACCACACAGATTCAG TTTCCAAGGCCTTACTGCATTTTCAGCAGTTTGGCAAAGGGAAGAAAGATAGAGCTTTGAGTAGCCATGGATATCGCTTGAAGACTTGA